From Juglans regia cultivar Chandler chromosome 8, Walnut 2.0, whole genome shotgun sequence, the proteins below share one genomic window:
- the LOC108984634 gene encoding uncharacterized protein LOC108984634: protein MASSSNMLAFLAVMFLVVLPMSSLASNHTHLDDLYEKVCEEVECGKGNCSADINYPLGFKCECEPGWKRTRDDDDDLTFLPCVIPNCTLDYGCQPAPPPVPQTENPHNISAFDPCYWAYCGEGTCTKNKTHTHRCECNSGYSNLLNISAFPCYSECTLGSDCSRLGITVQKSTTDDGSGTGQATSFLPGKFHWMAILMASLCMFLWK from the exons ATGGCTTCCAGCTCCAATATGTTGGCTTTCCTAGCTGTTATGTTTCTGGTGGTGCTACCCATGTCTTCCCTAGCCTCAAATCATACTCATCTTGATGATCTTTATG AAAAGGTGTGTGAAGAAGTGGAATGTGGAAAGGGAAATTGCTCAGCTGACATAAATTACCCACTTGGCTTCAAGTGCGAATGCGAACCTGGTTGGAAGCGAACTCGTGACGACGATGACGATCTCACGTTTCTTCCCTGCGTGATACCTAATT GTACTCTTGATTACGGCTGCCAGCCAGCTCCTCCACCGGTTCCACAAACGGAGAATCCACACAATATATCAGCCTTTGATC CATGCTACTGGGCCTATTGCGGAGAAGGGACATGTACCAAGAACAAGACACATACACACAGATGTGAATGCAACTCGGGTTACTCCAACCTTCTAAACATCTCAGCCTTCCCATGCTACAGTGAAT GTACACTTGGATCTGATTGTTCAAGACTTGGGATTACGGTCCAAAAATCTACTACAGACGATGGATCTGGGACTGGTCAAG CTACCTCTTTTCTGCCTGGAAAGTTCCATTGGATGGCTATATTGATGGCGTCGTTGTGTATGTTTCTGTGGAAGTAG